From Phycodurus eques isolate BA_2022a chromosome 1, UOR_Pequ_1.1, whole genome shotgun sequence, one genomic window encodes:
- the plekhg5b gene encoding pleckstrin homology domain-containing family G member 5 isoform X4 has product MCESCDSRCHSEKNDNMHFDRHPRFDLQPQASILARNVSTRSCPSRTSAPSDLEEEDEGSSDHCEKKAGGMKLVKKKPRRRHTDDPSKECFSLKFDLNVDINTEIVPAMKKKTLREVLGPVFERNGIELSSVDLFLDQSNTPLSLNFEAYRFGGHYLKVKARPGNELKVEQGVKDMRSLSLPNMKPAGSQTPYILTPATERVEHGSLGRREGADPLGQSRRRKNMTEFLGETNIPTPDTLGQMGGSLPGIGSGPDSWKNRAASRFSGFFSSSAATASFGKDVDRLEQLHSKLHSYTLFGLPKVPPQLSFHQDSWEEEDEQEPDLVLEDSWQMLLDNAETLTRRQFHQQEAIWELLHTEATYIKKLRVITDLFLCGLLNLQESGLLTEVEPPRLFSNIQEIVRLHTALWNQVMLPLLDKARQARALLDPTDLQHAFRTFASRFKPYIHYCMEEEICMENMRALLRDNELFRTYVTWAETHKQCNRLKLADMLAKPHQRLTKYPLLLKSVLKKTDELPARDVIGSMVASVEGFIDSINSHMRQRQEQQRLATISARIESYEAVEGSSEEVEKILKEFNHFDLMAPMSGTSAEETRQLHLEGALRMKEGKDSRMDVYCFLFTDLLLITKPVKRVEKVKIIRQPLLIHNIVCKELKDTGSFIVIYLNEFRSAVAAYTFQANSAPQGRSWMEAICNVQNQLQRLRTEEVIRLQNSLTSCTEGEEERDEEEEDESSNSNTSSPCLRHKDQHNLSQSDGSTETLSVMEVDELSESQASSAASVILEGHADTAAGISALSEVEQPAGLHRTSSSAYCELDQEADPQCRSLSMDSAYGTLSPESLLRELRPPQSEEEGADEAEEEEDVEEEEDSASLGSQLSVAQPCKPRRRAHVRSRLHCLQKLSTLVLSRSEDNLLQRLHGKTPPSHNRANPLHTGASSLAHSKSLSELGSNSVDSFPVDLRRDVLNEGGPDVTGREAQRKSEPAAGGEVGETSPRERKSPAQQHKKLTLAQLYRIRTTLVLNSTLTASEV; this is encoded by the exons ATGTGTGAGTCATGTGACTCGCGCTGCCACTCGGAGAAGAACGACAACATGCACTTTGACCGGCACCCCAGATTTGACTTACAACCTCAAG CCTCCATCCTGGCTCGGAACGTGTCCACACGATCCTGCCCCTCACGCACCAGCGCCCCCTCCGAcctggaggaagaggatgagggGAGCAGTGACCACTG tgagaagaaagCTGGGGGTATGAAACTGGTGAAGAAGAAACCACGGAGGAGACACACTGAT GACCCCAGCAAAGAGTGCTTCAGTCTCAAGTTTGACCTCAACGTGGACATCAACACAGAAATAGTACCTGCtatgaaaaagaaaaccttGAG AGAGGTTCTTGGTCCAGTGTTTGAGAGGAACGGCATCGAGCTATCAAGTGTCGACTTGTTCCTGGATCAGTCCAACACGCCGCTGTCCCTCAACTTTGAGGCCTATCGATTTGGTGGACACTACCTCAAAGTCAAAG CACGGCCTGGCAACGAGTTAAAAGTGGAGCAGGGGGTGAAAGATATGAGGTCGCTTAGCCTACCCAACATGAAGCCTGCCGGGAGTCAGACCCCCTACATCCTCACACCGGCCACTGAGAGGGTGGAGCACGGATCTCTAGGACGTCGTGAGGGTGCCGATCCGCTG GGTCAGTCCCGGCGGAGGAAGAACATGACTGAGTTTCTGGGGGAGACAAACATTCCCACACCGGATACGCTTGGGCAAATGGGTGGCTCGCTCCCTGGCATCGGCTCCGGTCCTGACAGCTGGAAGAACCGAGCCGCCAGCCGCTTCAGTGGTTTCTTCAGTTCCAGCGCCGCCACGGCATCCTTCGGCAAG GATGTGGACCGACTGGAACAGCTCCACAGCAAGCTACACTCGTACACGTTGTTCGGGCTGCCCAAAGTGCCACCGCAGCTCTCCTTCCACCAGGACTcttgggaggaggaggacgagcaGGAGCCCGACCTGGTCCTGGAGGACAGCTGGCAGATGTTGCTGGACAACGCTGAG actTTGACAAGGAGACAGTTCCACCAGCAAGAGGCTATATGGGAGCTGCTGCATACCGAGGCCACCTACATTAAAAAACTCAGAGTCATCACTGAT CTCTTCTTGTGCGGCCTGCTCAACCTTCAGGAGAGTGGTCTGCTCACTGAGGTGGAACCCCCACGGCTCTTCAGCAACATCCAGGAAATTGTTCGTCTGCACACGGCCCTCTGGAACCAGGTCATGCTCCCTCTTTTAGACAAGGCCAGGCAGGCCCGGGCGCTGCTTGACCCCACCGACCTTCAGCATGCATTCAGGACG TTTGCCTCCAGGTTCAAGCCGTACATCCATTACTGCATGGAGGAGGAAATCTGCATGGAGAACATGCGAGCGCTTCTCAGGGACAATGAGCTCTTCAGGACCTACGTCACC TGGGCTGAGACGCACAAGCAGTGCAACCGTCTGAAGTTGGCAGACATGTTGGCAAAGCCTCACCAGCGGCTGACCAAATATCCCCTCCTGCTGAAGAGTGTGCTCAAGAAGACGGACGAGCTGCCGGCCCGGGATGTCATTGGCAGCATG GTGGCCTCGGTGGAGGGCTTCATCGACAGCATCAACTCACACATGCGACAGCGACAGGAGCAACAgaggctggcaaccatttctgCCCGCATTGAGTCCTACGAAGCAGTAGAGGGCAGTAGCGAGGAGGTAGAAAAG ATCCTCAAGGAGTTCAACCACTTCGACCTCATGGCTCCGATGAGCGGAACGTCTGCTGAGGAGACTCGACAGCTCCACCTGGAGGGCGCTCTGAGGATGAAGGAGGGCAAAGATAGCCGG ATGGACGTCTACTGCTTCCTTTTCACTGATCTGTTGCTCATCACCAAGCCCGTGAAGAGAGTGGAGAAGGTCAAAATTATCAGGCAGCCTCTCCTCATCCACAACATCGTCTGCAAGGAGTTGAAAGACACAG GCTCCTTCATCGTCATCTACCTCAATGAGTTCAGGAGCGCTGTGGCTGCCTACACGTTCCAAGCCAACAGCGCCCCCCAGGGGCGAAGCTGGATGGAGGCAATCTGCAACGTCCAG AACCAACTCCAGAGACTTCGCACCGAGGAAGTGATCCGGCTGCAGAATTCTCTGACGAGTTGCACGGAGGGGGAGGAAGAGCgggatgaggaagaggaagatgagagCAGCAACTCCAACACAAGCTCACCTTGTCTCAGGCACAAAGATCAGCATAATTTAAG TCAGTCGGATGGTTCCACTGAGACGTTGTCAGTGATGGAAGTCGACGAGCTGTCTGAGTCGCAAGCGTCTTCTGCTGCCAGCGTTATCCTCGAGGGACACGCCGACACAGCCGCTGGCATCTCCGCCCTGTCGGAAGTTGAGCAGCCTGCAGGTCTCCACAGGACCTCCTCCAGCGCTTACTGTGAGCTGGATCAGGAGGCGGATCCTCAGTGTCGCTCTCTCTCTATGGACAGCGCATACGGTACGCTATCCCCGGAGTCGCTGCTCAGAGAACTTCGGCCCCCGCAAAGTGAAGAAGAGGGTGCTGatgaggcggaggaggaggaagatgtggaggaagaggaggattcTGCATCACTTGGCTCGCAGTTGTCAGTGGCCCAGCCATGCAAACCTCGACGGAGGGCTCATGTACGGTCAAGGCTCCACTGCCTCCAGAAGCTGTCCACTCTGGTCTTATCGCGCTCCGAGGACAACCTCCTACAGCGCCTCCATGGCAAAACGCCGCCCTCGCACAACCGCGCCAACCCACTGCACACGGGCGCGTCCTCGCTGGCGCACAGCAAGAGCCTTTCGGAGCTCGGGAGCAACAGCGTCGACAGCTTCCCCGTCGACCTGCGCCGGGACGTCCTCAACGAGGGCGGGCCTGACGTCACAGGCAGGGAAGCTCAGAGGAAGTCCGAACCGGCGGCCGGCGGTGAGGTGGGAGAAACGTCGCCCAGAGAGAGGAAATCGCCAGCTCAGCAGCATAAGAAACTGACGCTAGCACAACTCTATCGAATACGCACCACTCTGGTCCTCAACTCTACGCTCACCGCATC
- the plekhg5b gene encoding pleckstrin homology domain-containing family G member 5 isoform X1 produces MVPNKWTMNSVLHKSPPRSWLGLKLRLNDKPVQEDDWVVCQHPECPDRRRASKVCHHPDCQDLNSKSPLHMCESCDSRCHSEKNDNMHFDRHPRFDLQPQASILARNVSTRSCPSRTSAPSDLEEEDEGSSDHCEKKAGGMKLVKKKPRRRHTDDPSKECFSLKFDLNVDINTEIVPAMKKKTLREVLGPVFERNGIELSSVDLFLDQSNTPLSLNFEAYRFGGHYLKVKARPGNELKVEQGVKDMRSLSLPNMKPAGSQTPYILTPATERVEHGSLGRREGADPLGQSRRRKNMTEFLGETNIPTPDTLGQMGGSLPGIGSGPDSWKNRAASRFSGFFSSSAATASFGKDVDRLEQLHSKLHSYTLFGLPKVPPQLSFHQDSWEEEDEQEPDLVLEDSWQMLLDNAETLTRRQFHQQEAIWELLHTEATYIKKLRVITDLFLCGLLNLQESGLLTEVEPPRLFSNIQEIVRLHTALWNQVMLPLLDKARQARALLDPTDLQHAFRTFASRFKPYIHYCMEEEICMENMRALLRDNELFRTYVTWAETHKQCNRLKLADMLAKPHQRLTKYPLLLKSVLKKTDELPARDVIGSMVASVEGFIDSINSHMRQRQEQQRLATISARIESYEAVEGSSEEVEKILKEFNHFDLMAPMSGTSAEETRQLHLEGALRMKEGKDSRMDVYCFLFTDLLLITKPVKRVEKVKIIRQPLLIHNIVCKELKDTGSFIVIYLNEFRSAVAAYTFQANSAPQGRSWMEAICNVQNQLQRLRTEEVIRLQNSLTSCTEGEEERDEEEEDESSNSNTSSPCLRHKDQHNLSQSDGSTETLSVMEVDELSESQASSAASVILEGHADTAAGISALSEVEQPAGLHRTSSSAYCELDQEADPQCRSLSMDSAYGTLSPESLLRELRPPQSEEEGADEAEEEEDVEEEEDSASLGSQLSVAQPCKPRRRAHVRSRLHCLQKLSTLVLSRSEDNLLQRLHGKTPPSHNRANPLHTGASSLAHSKSLSELGSNSVDSFPVDLRRDVLNEGGPDVTGREAQRKSEPAAGGEVGETSPRERKSPAQQHKKLTLAQLYRIRTTLVLNSTLTASEV; encoded by the exons GTTTGTCACCACCCCGACTGCCAAGACCTGAATAGCAAAAGCCCCCTTCACATGTGTGAGTCATGTGACTCGCGCTGCCACTCGGAGAAGAACGACAACATGCACTTTGACCGGCACCCCAGATTTGACTTACAACCTCAAG CCTCCATCCTGGCTCGGAACGTGTCCACACGATCCTGCCCCTCACGCACCAGCGCCCCCTCCGAcctggaggaagaggatgagggGAGCAGTGACCACTG tgagaagaaagCTGGGGGTATGAAACTGGTGAAGAAGAAACCACGGAGGAGACACACTGAT GACCCCAGCAAAGAGTGCTTCAGTCTCAAGTTTGACCTCAACGTGGACATCAACACAGAAATAGTACCTGCtatgaaaaagaaaaccttGAG AGAGGTTCTTGGTCCAGTGTTTGAGAGGAACGGCATCGAGCTATCAAGTGTCGACTTGTTCCTGGATCAGTCCAACACGCCGCTGTCCCTCAACTTTGAGGCCTATCGATTTGGTGGACACTACCTCAAAGTCAAAG CACGGCCTGGCAACGAGTTAAAAGTGGAGCAGGGGGTGAAAGATATGAGGTCGCTTAGCCTACCCAACATGAAGCCTGCCGGGAGTCAGACCCCCTACATCCTCACACCGGCCACTGAGAGGGTGGAGCACGGATCTCTAGGACGTCGTGAGGGTGCCGATCCGCTG GGTCAGTCCCGGCGGAGGAAGAACATGACTGAGTTTCTGGGGGAGACAAACATTCCCACACCGGATACGCTTGGGCAAATGGGTGGCTCGCTCCCTGGCATCGGCTCCGGTCCTGACAGCTGGAAGAACCGAGCCGCCAGCCGCTTCAGTGGTTTCTTCAGTTCCAGCGCCGCCACGGCATCCTTCGGCAAG GATGTGGACCGACTGGAACAGCTCCACAGCAAGCTACACTCGTACACGTTGTTCGGGCTGCCCAAAGTGCCACCGCAGCTCTCCTTCCACCAGGACTcttgggaggaggaggacgagcaGGAGCCCGACCTGGTCCTGGAGGACAGCTGGCAGATGTTGCTGGACAACGCTGAG actTTGACAAGGAGACAGTTCCACCAGCAAGAGGCTATATGGGAGCTGCTGCATACCGAGGCCACCTACATTAAAAAACTCAGAGTCATCACTGAT CTCTTCTTGTGCGGCCTGCTCAACCTTCAGGAGAGTGGTCTGCTCACTGAGGTGGAACCCCCACGGCTCTTCAGCAACATCCAGGAAATTGTTCGTCTGCACACGGCCCTCTGGAACCAGGTCATGCTCCCTCTTTTAGACAAGGCCAGGCAGGCCCGGGCGCTGCTTGACCCCACCGACCTTCAGCATGCATTCAGGACG TTTGCCTCCAGGTTCAAGCCGTACATCCATTACTGCATGGAGGAGGAAATCTGCATGGAGAACATGCGAGCGCTTCTCAGGGACAATGAGCTCTTCAGGACCTACGTCACC TGGGCTGAGACGCACAAGCAGTGCAACCGTCTGAAGTTGGCAGACATGTTGGCAAAGCCTCACCAGCGGCTGACCAAATATCCCCTCCTGCTGAAGAGTGTGCTCAAGAAGACGGACGAGCTGCCGGCCCGGGATGTCATTGGCAGCATG GTGGCCTCGGTGGAGGGCTTCATCGACAGCATCAACTCACACATGCGACAGCGACAGGAGCAACAgaggctggcaaccatttctgCCCGCATTGAGTCCTACGAAGCAGTAGAGGGCAGTAGCGAGGAGGTAGAAAAG ATCCTCAAGGAGTTCAACCACTTCGACCTCATGGCTCCGATGAGCGGAACGTCTGCTGAGGAGACTCGACAGCTCCACCTGGAGGGCGCTCTGAGGATGAAGGAGGGCAAAGATAGCCGG ATGGACGTCTACTGCTTCCTTTTCACTGATCTGTTGCTCATCACCAAGCCCGTGAAGAGAGTGGAGAAGGTCAAAATTATCAGGCAGCCTCTCCTCATCCACAACATCGTCTGCAAGGAGTTGAAAGACACAG GCTCCTTCATCGTCATCTACCTCAATGAGTTCAGGAGCGCTGTGGCTGCCTACACGTTCCAAGCCAACAGCGCCCCCCAGGGGCGAAGCTGGATGGAGGCAATCTGCAACGTCCAG AACCAACTCCAGAGACTTCGCACCGAGGAAGTGATCCGGCTGCAGAATTCTCTGACGAGTTGCACGGAGGGGGAGGAAGAGCgggatgaggaagaggaagatgagagCAGCAACTCCAACACAAGCTCACCTTGTCTCAGGCACAAAGATCAGCATAATTTAAG TCAGTCGGATGGTTCCACTGAGACGTTGTCAGTGATGGAAGTCGACGAGCTGTCTGAGTCGCAAGCGTCTTCTGCTGCCAGCGTTATCCTCGAGGGACACGCCGACACAGCCGCTGGCATCTCCGCCCTGTCGGAAGTTGAGCAGCCTGCAGGTCTCCACAGGACCTCCTCCAGCGCTTACTGTGAGCTGGATCAGGAGGCGGATCCTCAGTGTCGCTCTCTCTCTATGGACAGCGCATACGGTACGCTATCCCCGGAGTCGCTGCTCAGAGAACTTCGGCCCCCGCAAAGTGAAGAAGAGGGTGCTGatgaggcggaggaggaggaagatgtggaggaagaggaggattcTGCATCACTTGGCTCGCAGTTGTCAGTGGCCCAGCCATGCAAACCTCGACGGAGGGCTCATGTACGGTCAAGGCTCCACTGCCTCCAGAAGCTGTCCACTCTGGTCTTATCGCGCTCCGAGGACAACCTCCTACAGCGCCTCCATGGCAAAACGCCGCCCTCGCACAACCGCGCCAACCCACTGCACACGGGCGCGTCCTCGCTGGCGCACAGCAAGAGCCTTTCGGAGCTCGGGAGCAACAGCGTCGACAGCTTCCCCGTCGACCTGCGCCGGGACGTCCTCAACGAGGGCGGGCCTGACGTCACAGGCAGGGAAGCTCAGAGGAAGTCCGAACCGGCGGCCGGCGGTGAGGTGGGAGAAACGTCGCCCAGAGAGAGGAAATCGCCAGCTCAGCAGCATAAGAAACTGACGCTAGCACAACTCTATCGAATACGCACCACTCTGGTCCTCAACTCTACGCTCACCGCATC
- the plekhg5b gene encoding pleckstrin homology domain-containing family G member 5 isoform X2 — translation MVCHHPDCQDLNSKSPLHMCESCDSRCHSEKNDNMHFDRHPRFDLQPQASILARNVSTRSCPSRTSAPSDLEEEDEGSSDHCEKKAGGMKLVKKKPRRRHTDDPSKECFSLKFDLNVDINTEIVPAMKKKTLREVLGPVFERNGIELSSVDLFLDQSNTPLSLNFEAYRFGGHYLKVKARPGNELKVEQGVKDMRSLSLPNMKPAGSQTPYILTPATERVEHGSLGRREGADPLGQSRRRKNMTEFLGETNIPTPDTLGQMGGSLPGIGSGPDSWKNRAASRFSGFFSSSAATASFGKDVDRLEQLHSKLHSYTLFGLPKVPPQLSFHQDSWEEEDEQEPDLVLEDSWQMLLDNAETLTRRQFHQQEAIWELLHTEATYIKKLRVITDLFLCGLLNLQESGLLTEVEPPRLFSNIQEIVRLHTALWNQVMLPLLDKARQARALLDPTDLQHAFRTFASRFKPYIHYCMEEEICMENMRALLRDNELFRTYVTWAETHKQCNRLKLADMLAKPHQRLTKYPLLLKSVLKKTDELPARDVIGSMVASVEGFIDSINSHMRQRQEQQRLATISARIESYEAVEGSSEEVEKILKEFNHFDLMAPMSGTSAEETRQLHLEGALRMKEGKDSRMDVYCFLFTDLLLITKPVKRVEKVKIIRQPLLIHNIVCKELKDTGSFIVIYLNEFRSAVAAYTFQANSAPQGRSWMEAICNVQNQLQRLRTEEVIRLQNSLTSCTEGEEERDEEEEDESSNSNTSSPCLRHKDQHNLSQSDGSTETLSVMEVDELSESQASSAASVILEGHADTAAGISALSEVEQPAGLHRTSSSAYCELDQEADPQCRSLSMDSAYGTLSPESLLRELRPPQSEEEGADEAEEEEDVEEEEDSASLGSQLSVAQPCKPRRRAHVRSRLHCLQKLSTLVLSRSEDNLLQRLHGKTPPSHNRANPLHTGASSLAHSKSLSELGSNSVDSFPVDLRRDVLNEGGPDVTGREAQRKSEPAAGGEVGETSPRERKSPAQQHKKLTLAQLYRIRTTLVLNSTLTASEV, via the exons GTTTGTCACCACCCCGACTGCCAAGACCTGAATAGCAAAAGCCCCCTTCACATGTGTGAGTCATGTGACTCGCGCTGCCACTCGGAGAAGAACGACAACATGCACTTTGACCGGCACCCCAGATTTGACTTACAACCTCAAG CCTCCATCCTGGCTCGGAACGTGTCCACACGATCCTGCCCCTCACGCACCAGCGCCCCCTCCGAcctggaggaagaggatgagggGAGCAGTGACCACTG tgagaagaaagCTGGGGGTATGAAACTGGTGAAGAAGAAACCACGGAGGAGACACACTGAT GACCCCAGCAAAGAGTGCTTCAGTCTCAAGTTTGACCTCAACGTGGACATCAACACAGAAATAGTACCTGCtatgaaaaagaaaaccttGAG AGAGGTTCTTGGTCCAGTGTTTGAGAGGAACGGCATCGAGCTATCAAGTGTCGACTTGTTCCTGGATCAGTCCAACACGCCGCTGTCCCTCAACTTTGAGGCCTATCGATTTGGTGGACACTACCTCAAAGTCAAAG CACGGCCTGGCAACGAGTTAAAAGTGGAGCAGGGGGTGAAAGATATGAGGTCGCTTAGCCTACCCAACATGAAGCCTGCCGGGAGTCAGACCCCCTACATCCTCACACCGGCCACTGAGAGGGTGGAGCACGGATCTCTAGGACGTCGTGAGGGTGCCGATCCGCTG GGTCAGTCCCGGCGGAGGAAGAACATGACTGAGTTTCTGGGGGAGACAAACATTCCCACACCGGATACGCTTGGGCAAATGGGTGGCTCGCTCCCTGGCATCGGCTCCGGTCCTGACAGCTGGAAGAACCGAGCCGCCAGCCGCTTCAGTGGTTTCTTCAGTTCCAGCGCCGCCACGGCATCCTTCGGCAAG GATGTGGACCGACTGGAACAGCTCCACAGCAAGCTACACTCGTACACGTTGTTCGGGCTGCCCAAAGTGCCACCGCAGCTCTCCTTCCACCAGGACTcttgggaggaggaggacgagcaGGAGCCCGACCTGGTCCTGGAGGACAGCTGGCAGATGTTGCTGGACAACGCTGAG actTTGACAAGGAGACAGTTCCACCAGCAAGAGGCTATATGGGAGCTGCTGCATACCGAGGCCACCTACATTAAAAAACTCAGAGTCATCACTGAT CTCTTCTTGTGCGGCCTGCTCAACCTTCAGGAGAGTGGTCTGCTCACTGAGGTGGAACCCCCACGGCTCTTCAGCAACATCCAGGAAATTGTTCGTCTGCACACGGCCCTCTGGAACCAGGTCATGCTCCCTCTTTTAGACAAGGCCAGGCAGGCCCGGGCGCTGCTTGACCCCACCGACCTTCAGCATGCATTCAGGACG TTTGCCTCCAGGTTCAAGCCGTACATCCATTACTGCATGGAGGAGGAAATCTGCATGGAGAACATGCGAGCGCTTCTCAGGGACAATGAGCTCTTCAGGACCTACGTCACC TGGGCTGAGACGCACAAGCAGTGCAACCGTCTGAAGTTGGCAGACATGTTGGCAAAGCCTCACCAGCGGCTGACCAAATATCCCCTCCTGCTGAAGAGTGTGCTCAAGAAGACGGACGAGCTGCCGGCCCGGGATGTCATTGGCAGCATG GTGGCCTCGGTGGAGGGCTTCATCGACAGCATCAACTCACACATGCGACAGCGACAGGAGCAACAgaggctggcaaccatttctgCCCGCATTGAGTCCTACGAAGCAGTAGAGGGCAGTAGCGAGGAGGTAGAAAAG ATCCTCAAGGAGTTCAACCACTTCGACCTCATGGCTCCGATGAGCGGAACGTCTGCTGAGGAGACTCGACAGCTCCACCTGGAGGGCGCTCTGAGGATGAAGGAGGGCAAAGATAGCCGG ATGGACGTCTACTGCTTCCTTTTCACTGATCTGTTGCTCATCACCAAGCCCGTGAAGAGAGTGGAGAAGGTCAAAATTATCAGGCAGCCTCTCCTCATCCACAACATCGTCTGCAAGGAGTTGAAAGACACAG GCTCCTTCATCGTCATCTACCTCAATGAGTTCAGGAGCGCTGTGGCTGCCTACACGTTCCAAGCCAACAGCGCCCCCCAGGGGCGAAGCTGGATGGAGGCAATCTGCAACGTCCAG AACCAACTCCAGAGACTTCGCACCGAGGAAGTGATCCGGCTGCAGAATTCTCTGACGAGTTGCACGGAGGGGGAGGAAGAGCgggatgaggaagaggaagatgagagCAGCAACTCCAACACAAGCTCACCTTGTCTCAGGCACAAAGATCAGCATAATTTAAG TCAGTCGGATGGTTCCACTGAGACGTTGTCAGTGATGGAAGTCGACGAGCTGTCTGAGTCGCAAGCGTCTTCTGCTGCCAGCGTTATCCTCGAGGGACACGCCGACACAGCCGCTGGCATCTCCGCCCTGTCGGAAGTTGAGCAGCCTGCAGGTCTCCACAGGACCTCCTCCAGCGCTTACTGTGAGCTGGATCAGGAGGCGGATCCTCAGTGTCGCTCTCTCTCTATGGACAGCGCATACGGTACGCTATCCCCGGAGTCGCTGCTCAGAGAACTTCGGCCCCCGCAAAGTGAAGAAGAGGGTGCTGatgaggcggaggaggaggaagatgtggaggaagaggaggattcTGCATCACTTGGCTCGCAGTTGTCAGTGGCCCAGCCATGCAAACCTCGACGGAGGGCTCATGTACGGTCAAGGCTCCACTGCCTCCAGAAGCTGTCCACTCTGGTCTTATCGCGCTCCGAGGACAACCTCCTACAGCGCCTCCATGGCAAAACGCCGCCCTCGCACAACCGCGCCAACCCACTGCACACGGGCGCGTCCTCGCTGGCGCACAGCAAGAGCCTTTCGGAGCTCGGGAGCAACAGCGTCGACAGCTTCCCCGTCGACCTGCGCCGGGACGTCCTCAACGAGGGCGGGCCTGACGTCACAGGCAGGGAAGCTCAGAGGAAGTCCGAACCGGCGGCCGGCGGTGAGGTGGGAGAAACGTCGCCCAGAGAGAGGAAATCGCCAGCTCAGCAGCATAAGAAACTGACGCTAGCACAACTCTATCGAATACGCACCACTCTGGTCCTCAACTCTACGCTCACCGCATC